The Coffea arabica cultivar ET-39 chromosome 3c, Coffea Arabica ET-39 HiFi, whole genome shotgun sequence genome contains a region encoding:
- the LOC140037739 gene encoding trans-resveratrol di-O-methyltransferase-like has product MDLARNIGDHTGELFQAQAHIWNHIFNFINSMSVKCAIQLGIPDVIHKHGQPMTLDQLIDALPIKNAKAPFVYRLMQILIHSGFFIEAKIPGNENDNQKGYLLTSASELLLKSNPFSMTPFLLAILDPTLTDPWHHLSQWFQNSDETPFYTCHGSSLYDLASHEPRLNQFFNEAVASDTRLVSSVVTKDCKHVFEGLNSLVDVGGGTGTFAKAIADAFPRLKCTVFDLPHVVDGLESSKNLAYVGGNKFEAIPPADAVLMKWILIDWSDDECVQILKKCKEAIPSKEKGGKVIIVEMFCKSLQKGEDDHEAIETQLFFDMAVMVLLKGRQRNEKDWAKLFTEAGFSDYKITAVLGLRSIIEVY; this is encoded by the exons atggatTTGGCTAGAAATATTGGTGATCATACTGGTGAGCTTTTTCAAGCACAAGCTCACATATGGAACCATATATTCAACTTCATAAATTCTATGTCCGTCAAATGTGCAATTCAATTAGGCATTCCAGACGTTATTCACAAACATGGCCAGCCGATGACCCTTGATCAATTGATTGATGCTCTTCCCATCAAGAATGCAAAAGCCCCTTTCGTTTATCGTCTCATGCAGATTTTGATCCACTCAGGCTTCTTCATTGAAGCAAAGATTCCTGGAAATGAGAATGATAATCAAAAGGGTTATCTGCTTACTTCTGCTTCTGAACTCCTTTTAAAGAGTAACCCTTTTAGCATGACGCCGTTTTTACTAGCCATTCTCGATCCCACCTTGACTGATCCATGGCACCATCTCAGCCAGTGGTTTCAGAATAGTGATGAAACCCCGTTTTATACTTGCCATGGCAGCTCACTTTATGATCTTGCAAGCCATGAGCCGCGGCTTAATCAATTCTTTAACGAAGCAGTGGCTAGTGATACCCGGCTGGTTAGTAGCGTGGTGACCAAAGATTGTAAGCATGTTTTTGAGGGTTTGAATTCATTGGTAGATGTTGGAGGTGGAACTGGAACCTTTGCTAAGGCAATTGCTGATGCTTTCCCTCGCCTGAAATGCACTGTGTTTGATCTTCCTCATGTTGTTGATGGCTTGGAGAGTAGTAAGAACTTGGCCTATGTTGGAGGTAACAAGTTTGAAGCCATTCCTCCTGCAGATGCTGTTTTAATGAAG TGGATATTGATTGATTGGAGCGATGATGAGTGTGTACAAATACTAAAAAAATGTAAAGAAGCAATTCCTAGCAAGGAAAAAGGAGGCAAAGTGATAATTGTTGAAATGTTCTGCAAAAGTCTGCAGAAAGGGGAAGATGATCATGAGGCGATTGAGACCCAACTGTTCTTTGATATGGCAGTGATGGTTCTACTCAAAGGAAGGCAAAGAAATGAGAAAGATTGGGCGAAACTTTTCACGGAGGCAGGCTTCAGTGACTATAAGATAACGGCAGTATTGGGATTGAGATCTATCATTGAGGTTTATTAA